The Nostoc sp. 'Peltigera membranacea cyanobiont' N6 genome contains the following window.
GAAAGGCAGATATACTGCAATTTTATTTCCTAGTTTTTTATAGTAGGCGCTTAATGGAACATGACACTCCTACTAGAGGTTGAAGAGGCTCATTCCGAGGGGATAAATTTTACATCATCTTAAAGGTAAGAATACTCTATAACCTTAATTTTAAGGCGATCGCAAGCAAATATAATAACTTCATCTGCGATCGCTGCCGTAATATCTTAGCAATTTTCACTATTCAAACTTTGCTGCTTCTGTCTTGTGTACTCAAAAAATATCTCTATAGATATAACTAGAAGAGCAAATTTTATGAGAATTCTACCTCTAGGGTCACGTAATTGTGACTAAAAACGTTAATACTGACAAATGGTTGTAATAAAAAATTATAGCCCAGTAGCAAATAGAGAAAATAGTACAAAAAATGGCAACTTCTACAGACCGCACTCAAGAGATTCAAAAACTGCATGAACTAATCAAAGATATTGATTATGGTATGTTTACCACAGTCGATGATGATGGAAGTTTGCATAGTTCCCCCATGTCGAAAAGTGGTGAGATTAACTCTGAAGCCACGCTCTGGTTCTTTACTTATTCTGGTTCCCATAAGGTGACTGAGATTGAACAGCATGAGCAAGTAAATGTTAATTTCTCATCACCCGAACAGCAGCGATACGTTTCCATTTCAGGTACAGCACAACTTGTGGAAGACCAGAACAAAATGCAAGAGTTATGGAAGCCGGAACTCCAAACCTGGTTTCCTAAAGGACTGGATGAACCTGATATTGCTTTGCTTAAGGTGAATATTAACCAGGTTAATTATTGGGATAGTGTATCGAGTTTTAAGCCACAAAAATTAGTTTTTTGAGACTAACTCTTTCAAATAATTCAAAATTCTTAGTTTAAAAATATAAATTATGAATTTTGAATTATTTTTACAAATGTAATTATTGGACGAAACTGACAACAATTAAATATAGGAATCCGGTTTGATTTCTGAAAATATACGTAGGATGTGAGCGCGGAGAGTACGGCATCAAACTCATGATAATAGTGCGTTACGAACTCCGTTCTAACACAACGCCAGTTGCTACAACGGAGGGAACCTCTACATTTTTTTCACCTAACCACTCCTCAATTTTTTCATTGAGCCATGATGAGGCATTCATAGCCGCTTTAATCACGCCCATATTTTTTGGATCTAATAAACTCTTCCTTAATTGCTGGATATCTGACAAGATAAAATCCAATAGCTCCAGTCCTGATTTTATCTGGATGTTTTGTCTCAACTCTTCTAGCGAGGTTTGACTGCGCTTAATCAAATCAGAAACGATTGTCGGATCGTTTTCGATTTCTGCTTGAAACCTGGCAGACGATGTACTTTTATTGTTTTTAGTGGGACTCGGTTCTTTCTTTTCAGCCGATAACGATTTTATAAAGTCTCCTCGCTCTATTATGGTCATAAGTGCGTCTTTTAGGAGCGGATCGTGTTGTCCCATGACATCTAATAAATTTTCTCGGCTCTCAGGTGAAGCCAGTTGAAGTGTGACATCCACAAACAGCCTTCCACCAGCGTTATACATGGGTCGAGTAGCGGTTAACTGCCATACAGACAACCCCAAGGGTTTCAGGGGGTCGGTCATCATTTGTTGATGACCGACAGATATATAAACGTGATTTTCTCGATCGTTCGCTTCCGGGATGGGGTATAAAGTAGTGATTGGCCGGCTCTGGACAATATAAAATGTATCATCAACCAAACACCATTCGATGTCCTGGGGGCTGCCGAAATGTTCTTCGATCTTTCTGCCTATGCGCTCAAGCTGTAAAATCTGCTCATCCGTCAGCGCTTGCCTGTTCTGTCTCTGTTGCTCAATTTCCTGTTCTTTCGTACCGCCATCTTTTAAGGCGTAAATAGCCAGTTTCTTGGTGGATATCTTCTTATCAAGAATCTTGCTGTTACACACTTTATAGATATCAGCATTCACCAGGCCGGAAACCATAGCCTCACCAAGTCCGAAGCTGGCATCAATGGATAACACCTTCCTATTAGAAGTGACGGGATCGGCAGTAAACATAATTCCTGCCACCTGCGGAAAGACCATCTTTTGAATAACCACAGACAGGTGGAGTTTACGGTGGTCGAAGCCATTTTGAAGGCGGTAAATTACTGCCCTCTCGGTAAATAGCGATGCCCAACACTTGCTGATATGCTGATAGATTGCTTCCTTTCCGATAATGTTCAAATACGTATCCTGCTGGCCTGCAAAAGAGGCCGTTGGTAAATCCTCAGCAGTTGCGCTGGATCGTACTGCATAGGCATTTTTTTCATCAAGCCTGGAGAGGTGGCGGGCGATCTCTTCATTAATGTCTTGAGGAATGGCTATCCCTTCAATGAAAGAGCGAATCTCACCGCTAAGTTCACGGATTTTATGCCGATCTTCCACCTTTAAAAGCGATAACCGATCGAGTAATTCGTTAATCGACGACGCTTCCCCAATGATTCTTTTAAAAGCTTCAGTAGAAATACAAAAGCCATCCGGTACGTGGATTCCCTCAATCCTGGTAAGTTCCCCCAGGTTTGCGCCTTTGCCCCCAACAACCGTGAGTTTTGTTTTATCAATATCTTGAAAACAAAGGACAAATGAACTCATGAGTTTCCCTCCTTTGGCAATTCATACTTTGGTAATTTTGACTGCATCATAA
Protein-coding sequences here:
- a CDS encoding pyridoxamine 5'-phosphate oxidase family protein, whose product is MATSTDRTQEIQKLHELIKDIDYGMFTTVDDDGSLHSSPMSKSGEINSEATLWFFTYSGSHKVTEIEQHEQVNVNFSSPEQQRYVSISGTAQLVEDQNKMQELWKPELQTWFPKGLDEPDIALLKVNINQVNYWDSVSSFKPQKLVF
- a CDS encoding phosphoenolpyruvate synthase codes for the protein MSSFVLCFQDIDKTKLTVVGGKGANLGELTRIEGIHVPDGFCISTEAFKRIIGEASSINELLDRLSLLKVEDRHKIRELSGEIRSFIEGIAIPQDINEEIARHLSRLDEKNAYAVRSSATAEDLPTASFAGQQDTYLNIIGKEAIYQHISKCWASLFTERAVIYRLQNGFDHRKLHLSVVIQKMVFPQVAGIMFTADPVTSNRKVLSIDASFGLGEAMVSGLVNADIYKVCNSKILDKKISTKKLAIYALKDGGTKEQEIEQQRQNRQALTDEQILQLERIGRKIEEHFGSPQDIEWCLVDDTFYIVQSRPITTLYPIPEANDRENHVYISVGHQQMMTDPLKPLGLSVWQLTATRPMYNAGGRLFVDVTLQLASPESRENLLDVMGQHDPLLKDALMTIIERGDFIKSLSAEKKEPSPTKNNKSTSSARFQAEIENDPTIVSDLIKRSQTSLEELRQNIQIKSGLELLDFILSDIQQLRKSLLDPKNMGVIKAAMNASSWLNEKIEEWLGEKNVEVPSVVATGVVLERSS